In Populus alba chromosome 9, ASM523922v2, whole genome shotgun sequence, a genomic segment contains:
- the LOC118034655 gene encoding L-type lectin-domain containing receptor kinase I.8-like has product MHVLVMIASFKSLHFLLGLFVSLKLLALAQEENHFIYNGFTGADLLLSGIAKIHPNGLLELTNTSKRQIGRAFFPFPFQFNTSLFNNSRSLSFSTQFAFAMVPEQPTFGGQGMAFTISPSVEFTGAVAAQYFGILNSTSNGLPSNHLVAVELDAVPSPDLKDINDSHVGIDVNSLISNKSSPVTYFSDEEKENKSLSLISGHVMHAWIDYDEVEKLLNVTVAPITRTKPTLPLLSTPLDLSSVLLDSMYVGFSSSTGAVASSHYILGWSFNRGGQAQSLDVSKLPSLPHQRKSRKKSYLRILVPTITAIILLVAISGAAYIIKRKKYEELREDWEQEYGPQRFSYKDLYKATTGFTDRKLLGSGGFGKVYRGVLPSSNIQVAIKKVSHDSKQGTKQFVAEIASMGRLRHRNLVQLLGYCRRKGELLLVYDYMPHGSLDKLLFRNDTPSLNWVQRYQVLRGVASALLYLHEEWEQVVLHRDVKASNILLDDDFNGRLGDFGLAKFYDRGANPQTTCVVGTVGYIAPEVTRTGRATTSSDVFAFGTFMLEMACGRKPLEPEQSAEKMVLVDWVLDSWKIGDILRTVDPKLEGNYVVEEMELVLKLGLLCSFSTPQARPSMRQTAQYLDGNASLPEMPLDGASIGLMPVSHEGPGDFNLSLHRSNDFSAPSFSSTDSILSRGR; this is encoded by the coding sequence ATGCACGTTCTTGTGATGATTGCATCGTTCAAATCATTGCACTTTCTACTCGGCCTGTTTGTTTCCTTGAAGCTCTTGGCCTTAGCTCAAGAGGAAAACCACTTCATCTATAATGGCTTCACTGGAGCCGACCTGCTCCTCAGCGGGATTGCAAAAATCCATCCAAATGGTCTCTTAGAGCTGACAAACACTTCAAAACGGCAAATTGGCCGTGCTTTCTTCCCATTCCCTTTTCAGTTCAACACATCTTTATTCAACAATTCTCGGTCTCTCTCGTTCTCTACCCAGTTTGCGTTTGCCATGGTCCCTGAGCAGCCTACATTTGGTGGCCAAGGCATGGCCTTCACCATCTCTCCATCTGTGGAATTCACAGGGGCTGTGGCAGCTCAGTACTTTGGAATCCTCAATTCTACAAGCAACGGCCTACCTTCAAACCATCTAGTGGCAGTTGAGCTGGATGCAGTTCCAAGCCCGGATCTTAAAGACATCAATGACAGCCACGTTGGAATTGATGTAAACAGCTTGATATCCAATAAATCTTCTCCGGTGACCTACTTTTCAGATGAGGAAAAGGAGAATAAGAGCTTGTCTCTCATAAGTGGCCATGTGATGCACGCGTGGATTGATTATGATGAAGTAGAGAAGCTACTCAATGTTACAGTTGCTCCTATCACAAGAACAAAACCAACCTTGCCTCTCTTGTCAACACCTCTCGATCTTTCTTCTGTTCTGTTGGATTCTATGTACGTTGGTTTTTCTTCATCTACTGGAGCAGTGGCTAGCAGCCACTATATTCTGGGGTGGAGCTTCAACAGAGGCGGACAAGCTCAAAGTCTTGACGTGTCGAAGTTGCCTTCACTTCCCcatcaaagaaaatcaagaaagaaatcatACTTAAGAATTCTGGTCCCAACAATAACAGCAATCATTTTGCTGGTAGCAATCTCTGGTGCTGCTTATATAATAAAGAGGAAGAAATATGAAGAACTGCGCGAAGATTGGGAACAGGAGTATGGTCCTCAAAGATTCTCCTACAAGGATTTATACAAAGCAACTACAGGTTTCACGGACAGGAAGTTGCTGGGAAGTGGAGGTTTTGGAAAGGTTTACAGAGGAGTATTGCCTTCTTCCAACATCCAAGTCGCGATCAAGAAAGTATCCCATGATTCCAAACAAGGAACTAAGCAGTTTGTTGCTGAGATTGCTAGCATGGGAAGGCTGAGGCACAGGAACTTGGTCCAGCTCCTAGGCTATTGCCGGAGAAAGGGAGAGCTCCTCTTGGTCTATGATTACATGCCCCATGGAAGCCTTGATAAACTCCTGTTTCGCAATGACACACCCAGCCTTAATTGGGTTCAGCGATATCAGGTCCTCAGaggagttgcgtctgccctTCTTTACCTCCATGAAGAGTGGGAACAGGTTGTTCTGCATAGAGATGTGAAAGCTAGCAATATACTGTTAGATGATGATTTCAATGGTCGACTAGGAGATTTTGGGCTTGCTAAATTCTATGATCGCGGGGCCAATCCTCAAACAACCTGTGTGGTTGGAACAGTTGGATATATTGCGCCAGAGGTTACTAGAACAGGAAGGGCCACTACCAGCAGTGATGTTTTTGCTTTTGGCACTTTTATGCTTGAAATGGCTTGTGGAAGGAAACCTTTAGAGCCAGAACAATCAGCAGAAAAGATGGTTTTGGTTGACTGGGTTCTTGATTCCTGGAAAATAGGAGACATTCTTCGAACGGTTGATCCAAAATTGGAAGGTAATTACGTGGTGGAGGAAATGGAATTGGTTTTGAAGCTAGGTCTGCTTTGTTCTTTCTCTACACCACAAGCTAGGCCAAGCATGAGGCAAACTGCGCAATATCTGGATGGGAATGCTAGCCTGCCAGAGATGCCTCTTGATGGTGCTAGCATAGGCTTGATGCCAGTTAGTCATGAAGGGCCAGGGGATTTCAACTTGTCTTTACATAGATCTAATGATTTCTCTGCTCCTTCCTTCTCTAGTACCGACTCAATCCTCAGCCGTGGTCGTTGA